A stretch of Channa argus isolate prfri chromosome 16, Channa argus male v1.0, whole genome shotgun sequence DNA encodes these proteins:
- the hectd1 gene encoding E3 ubiquitin-protein ligase HECTD1 isoform X3, which produces MADVDPDTLLEWLQMGQGDERDMQLIALEQLCMLLLMSDNVDRCFETCPPRTFLPALCKIFLDESAPDNVLEVTARAITYYLDVSAECTRRIVGVDGAIKALCNRLVVVELNNRTSRDLAEQCVKVLELICTRESGAVFEAGGLNCVLSFIRDSGHLVHKDTLHSAMAVVSRLCSKMEPQDSSLETCVESLSSLLKHEDHQVSDGALRCFASLADRFTRRGVDPAPLAKHGLTEELLSRMAAAGGTVSGPSSACKPGRTSTGATPSAPDSKLSNQVSTIVSLLSTLCRGSPLVTHDLLRSALPDSMESALGGDERCVLDTMRLVDLLLVLLFEGRKALPKSTAGSTSRIPGLRRLDSSGERSHRQLIDCIRSKDTDALIDAIDTGAFEVNFMDDVGQTLLNWASAFGTQEMVEFLCERGADVNRGQRSSSLHYAACFGRPQVAKTLLRHGANPDLRDEDGKTPLDKARERGHSEVVAILQSPGDWMCPVNKGDDKKKKDVNKEEEEGSEPKGDPEMAPVYLKRLLPVFAQTFQHTMLPSIRKASLALIRKMVHYSSEVLLKEVCDGETGHNLPTVLVEITATVLDQEDDDDGHLLALQIIRDLVDKGGDVFLDQLARLGVINKVSTLAGPASDDENEDEAKPEKEEEVQEDAREIQQGKPYHWRDWSIIRGRDCLYIWSDAAALELSNGSNGWFRFILDGKLATMYSSGSPEGGSDSSESRSEFLEKLQRARSQVKPVTASQPILSSVGPTKLTVGNWSLTCLKEGEIAIHNSDGQQATILKEDLPGFVFESNRGTKHSFTAETSLGSEFVTGWTGKRGRKLKSKLEKTKQKVKSMARELYDDHFKAVESMPRGVVVTLRNIATQLESAWELHTNRQCIEGENTWRDLMKTALENLIVVLKDENTISPYEMCSSGLVQALFTVLNNSVELDLKHDCKPLMERINVFKAAFSENEDDESQPAVALIRKLIAVLESIERLPLHLYDTPGSSYNLQILTRRLRFRLERAPGETALIDRTGRMLKMEPLATVESLEQYLLKMVAKQWYDFERSSFVFVRKLREGQTFIFRHQHDFDENGIIYWVGTNAKTAYEWVNPAAYGLVVVTSSEGRNLPYGRLEDILSRDSSALNCHTNDDKNAWFAVDLGLWVIPSAYTLRHARGYGRSALRNWVFQVSKDGQNWTTLYTHVDDCSLNEPGSTATWPLDPSKDEKQGWRHIRIKQMGKNASGQTHYLSLSGLELYGTVTAVCEDQLGKAVKEAEANLRRQRRLFRSQVMKYIVPGARVIRGIDWKWRDQDGNPAGEGTVTGEAHNGWIDVTWDAGGSNSYRMGAEGKFDLKLAPGYDPESAATAPSPKPVSSTVSGPASSTVGHSAMPAASSGTTTTTTSSSSSSTSSSSQQQSWSSLVKNNCPDKAGAMSLGGASSSSRKGSSSSVCSVASSSDISLSSSVGLSGAGGLRLERRVEGLLLDQGSGVGGITGGGIGSDGRQQEPIVVLSSSVEGSASSSGTLTADTPATGDEARNKDSSTATTDPATAISMGLVSVSSPDVSSVSESSNKDTPSQRPLCSVANARLSVSSLLAAGAPMSSSASVPNLSSREASLMESFVRRAPNMSRTNATNNMNLSRSSSDNNTNTLGRNVMSTATSPLMGAQSFPNLTTTGTTSTVTMSTSIVTSSNNVATATTGLSVGQLLSNTLTTSLTSTSSESDTGQEAEFSLYDFLDSCRANTLLAELDDEEDLPEPDDDDDENEDDNQEDQEYEEVLEEEEYETKGGRRRTWDDDFVLKRQFSALVPAFDPRPGRTNVQQTTDLEIPTPGTPRSEVQEEVECAPSPHLSLTLKVAGLGTTREVELPLSNYKSTIFYYVQRLLQLSCSGAVKTDKLRRIWEPTYTILYRELKDSDKEKESGKMDFCEHSIGGRSGGLSPSSVSANQSSEILGTAREAAQAKAGCSQNACGVEDVLQLLRILFIIGGDSDSNGRTLQEDVDELQFNVSPEDFTSKKITTKILQQIEEPLALASGALPDWCEQLTSKCPFLIPFETRQLYFTCTAFGASRAIVWLQNRREATMERSRPSTTVRRDDPGEFRVGRLKHERVKVPRGEAMMEWAESVMQIHADRKSVLEVEFQGEEGTGLGPTLEFYALVAAEFQRTSLGIWLCDDDFPDDESRQVDLGGGLKPPGFYVQRSCGLFPASFPQDSEELERITKLFHFLGIFLAKCIQDNRLVDLPVSQPFFKLLCMGDIKSNMSKLLYQSRSSPQGHDPERPFLLLSEVQSEASTEESQETYSVGSFDEDSKSEFIMDPPKPKPPAWYHGILTWDDFQLVNPHRARFLKEVKELAVKRRQILANKSLSEDEKNTRLQDLMLRNPLGSGPPLSIEDLGLNFQFCPSSKVHGFSAVDLKPNGDDEIVTMENAEEYVELMFDFCMHIGIQKQMEAFREGFNQVFPMEKLSSFSHKEVQMILCGNQSPSWTADDIINYTEPKLGYTRDSPGFLRFVRVLCGMSSDERKAFLQFTTGCSTLPPGGLANLHPRLTIVRKVDATDSSYPSVNTCVHYLKLPEYSSEDIMRERLLAATMEKGFHLN; this is translated from the exons ATGGCGGACGTGGACCCAGACACCCTGCTGGAGTGGCTCCAGATGGGTCAGGGCGATGAGCGGGACATGCAGCTCATTGCTCTAGAGCAGCTCTGCATGCTGCTGCTCATGTCAGACAATGTTGACCGCTGCTTTGAGAC TTGTCCTCCTCGGACGTTCCTCCCGGCACTGTGCAAGATCTTCCTGGATGAGAGCGCCCCAGATAATGTTCTGGAGGTCACAGCACGCGCCATCACCTATTACCTGGACGTGTCAGCAGAGTGCACCCGGAGGATCGTGGGAGTGGACGGAGCCATTAAGGCGTTGTGTAACCggctggtggtggtggagctCAACAACAGGACCAGCAGAGACCTTGCTGAACAGTGCGTCAAG GTGCTCGAGTTGATCTGTACCAGAGAGTCTGGTGCTGTATTTGAGGCTGGTGGTCTGAACTGTGTGTTGAGTTTCATCAGAGACAGTGGCCACCTTGTCCACAAGGACACTCTGCACTCTGCCATGGCTGTCGTGTCCAGACTTTGCAGTAAGATGGAGCCTCAGGACTCATCTCTGGAGACCTGTGTTGAGTCTCTGTCCAGCCTCCTCAAACATGAAGACCACCAG GTGTCAGATGGGGCTCTGCGCTGCTTCGCCTCATTGGCCGACAGGTTCACTCGCCGTGGCGTTGATCCTGCCCCTTTAGCCAAACATGGCCTAACAGAGGAGCTCCTGTCCCGCATGGCGGCAGCTGGTGGCACTGTGTCTGGCCCTTCTTCCGCATGTAAGCCAGGCCGTACCTCGACAGGTGCCACCCCCTCGGCCCCTGACTCCAAATTGAGCAACCAGGTGTCGACCATTGTCAGCTTGCTGTCTACTCTGTGCAGGGGCTCACCGCTTGTCACACAT GACCTGTTGCGTTCAGCGTTACCAGACTCGATGGAGTCTGCTTTGGGAGGAGATGAGCGCTGTGTGCTGGACACCATGCGGCTGGTGGACCTCCTGCTGGTTTTGCTGTTTGAGGGTCGAAAGGCGCTGCCCAAATCGACAGCGGGTTCAACGAGTCGAATCCCTGGCCTGCGTCGCCTGGACAGTTCAGGGGAGAGATCACACCGACAGCTCATCGACTGTATCCGCAGCAAAGACACAGACGCTTTAATTGACGCCATCGACACTGGAG CTTTCGAGGTGAACTTCATGGACGATGTTGGACAGACACTGCTCAACTGGGCTTCAGCTTTTGGGACACAGGAAATG gTGGAGTTTCTATGTGAAAGGGGAGCAGATGTcaacagaggtcagaggtcatcaTCACTACACTATGCTGCCTGTTTCGGACGCCCACAAGTAGCCAAG acacTACTGCGTCACGGTGCCAACCCTGACCTGAGAGATGAGGatggaaaaactcctctggaCAAGGCCAGGGAAAGAGGGCACAGTGAGGTGGTGGCTATACTACAGTCCCCTG GAGACTGGATGTGTCCAGTCAACAAGGGAGAcgacaagaagaagaaagatgtgaacaaggaggaggaggagggcagtGAGCCTAAAGGAGACCCAGAAATGGCTCCAGTCTACCTGAAGAGACTGCTGCCTGTTTTTGCACAAACCTTTCAGCATACCATGCTGCCTTCTATTAG GAAAGCCAGTCTGGCTCTGATCAGGAAAATGGTTCACTACAGCAGTGAAGTGTTGCTGAAGGAGGTGTGTGATGGCGAGACTGGACACAACCTCCCCACTGTGCTAGTCGAGATCACTGCAACTGTCCTCGACCAGGAG gATGACGATGACGGCCATCTACTGGCTCTGCAGATCATCAGAGATCTGGTAGATAAAGGCGGGGATGTTTTCCTTGACCAGCTGGCTCGACTGGGAGTCATCAACAAGGTGTCCACTCTGGCTGGACCAGCATCTGATGATGAGAACGAGGATGAAGCAAAGCCTGAGAAG gaggaggaagtACAGGAGGATGCGAGGGAGATCCAGCAGGGGAAGCCGTACCACTGGAGGGACTGGTCCATTATCAGAGGAAGGGACTGTCTCTACATCTGGTCGGACGCTGCTGCCCTTGAGCTCTCCAATGGTTCCAATGGCTGGTTCAGGTTCATCTTGGATGGGAAGCTGGCCACCATGTACTCAAGCGGGAGTCCAGAGGGGGGGTCTGACAGCTCTG AGTCTCGGAGTGAGTTCCTAGAGAAGCTGCAGCGGGCGAGGAGTCAGGTGAAACCAGTAACGGCCAGTCAGCCAATTCTGTCCAGTGTGGGTCCCACTAAGCTGACAGTGGGCAACTGGTCTCTGACCTGCCTGAAGGAGGGAGAGATTGCCATTCACAACTCAGATGGGCAGCAGGCCACCATTCTTAAGGAAGACCTGCCCGGCTTTGTCTTCGAGTCTAACAGAGGAACCAAACACTCCTTCACCGCAGAGACGTCACTGG GCTCAGAATTTGTGACAGGCTGGACAGGGAAGCGAGGAAGGAAGCTGAAGTCAAAGCTGGAGAAGACAAAGCAGAAGGTGAAGAGCATGGCGAGGGAGCTGTATGACGACCACTTCAAAGCTGTAGAAAGCATGCCCAGAGGAGTGGTGGTGACCCTGAGGAACATCGCCACACAGCTGGAATCTGCCTGGGAGCTTCACACTAATAGACAG tgTATTGAAGGAGAGAACACATGGAGGGACCTGATGAAAACTGCACTGGAGAACCTGATTGTAGTTTTGAAGgatgaaaacacaatttctcCGTATGAGATGTGTAGCAGTGGCTTGGTGCAGGCATTGTTCACTGTCCTCAATAAT agtGTGGAACTGGACCTGAAACATGATTGTAAGCCTTTAATGGAGAGGATTAATGTCTTTAAGGCGGCCTTCAGCGAGAATGAAGACGATGAAAG ccaacCAGCTGTTGCCTTAATCCGTAAACTGATAGCGGTCCTGGAGTCAATAGAACGTCTACCTCTGCACCTGTACGACACTCCAGGGTCCTCATACAACTTGCAG ATTTTGACGAGAAGGTTGCGTTTCCGTCTGGAGCGAGCACCGGGTGAGACGGCTCTCATCGACCGGACGGGTCGCATGTTGAAAATGGAACCGCTTGCCACCGTGGAGTCTCTGGAGCAGTACCTGCTGAAGATG GTGGCGAAGCAGTGGTATGATTTTGAGCGCTCATCCTTTGTCTTTGTGAGGAAGCTGAGGGAAGGGCAGACCTTCATCTTCAGACACCAACATGACTTTGATGAGAATGGCATCATCTACTGGGTTGGAACCAACGCCAA GACAGCCTATGAGTGGGTAAATCCTGCTGCCTATGGTCTGGTGGTGGTGACTTCTTCTGAGGGCCGTAATCTCCCCTACGGGCGATTGGAGGATATTCTTAGTCGGGATAGCTCTGCACTAAACTGCCACACCAATGATGACAAAAATGCCTGGTTTGCCGTCGACCTCGGTCTCTGGGTCATTCCGTCAGCATATACCCTGAGACACGCCAG GGGTTATGGCCGCTCTGCATTGAGGAACTGGGTGTTTCAGGTGTCAAAGGATGGTCAGAACTGGACTACTCTCTACACTCATGTAGACGACTGCAGCCTCAATGAACCAGG GTCGACAGCCACGTGGCCTCTGGACCCGTCCAAAGATGAAAAGCAGGGCTGGAGACACATCAGAATCAAACAGATGGGGAAGAATGCCAGTGGTCAGACTCACTACCTGTCTCTTTCAGGACTCGAGCTGTACGGTACCGTCACTGCTGTCTGTGAGGACCAGCTTG GTAAAGCTGTGAAGGAGGCAGAGGCAAACCTACGTCGCCAGCGCCGTCTGTTTCGTTCCCAAGTGATGAAGTACATCGTCCCAGGGGCGCGGGTCATCCGTGGCATCGACTGGAAGTGGAGAGACCAGGATGGAAACCCAGCTGGAGAAGGCACAGTCACTGGAGAGGCTCACAATG GCTGGATTGATGTAACCTGGGATGCTGGCGGCTCTAACTCTTACCGTATGGGCGCTGAAGGGAAGTTTGACCTCAAGCTTGCTCCAGGGTACGACCCTGAGTCGGCTGCCACAGCGCCGTCACCCAAACCTGTCTCATCCACTGTTTCAGGCCCCGCCTCCTCCACAGTGGGACACTCTGCGATGCCAGCGGCGAGCAGcggcaccaccaccaccaccacctcttcctcctcgtcctccaCCTCATCGTCATCGCAGCAGCAGTCATGGAGCAGCCTGGTGAAAAATAACTGTCCCGACAAGGCTGGGGCCATGTCGCTAGGTGGAGCCAGCTCCTCCAGCAGGAagggcagcagcagctccgTCTGCAGTGTCGCCTCCTCCTCTGACATCAGCTTGAGCTCCTCCGTTGGACTGTCAGGTGCAGGGGGTCTGCGGCTGGAGAGGAGAGTTGAAGGGTTGCTGCTTGACCAGGGCTCTGGGGTAGGAGGGATAACAGGAGGAGGAATCGGCTCCGACGGACGGCAGCAGGAGCCAATTGTTGTCTTGTCGTCCTCAGTGGAGGGTTCGGCATCCAGCTCTGGCACACTTACCGCTGACACACCTGCCACTGGAGACGAAGCCAGGAACAAGGACTCCTCCACAGCGACCACCGACCCAGCGACGGCTATCTCCATGGGGCTGGTCAGCGTTAGCTCCCCAGACGTCAGCTCTGTGTCTGAGTCATCCAACAAGGACACTCCTTCTCAGAGGCCTCTGTGCTCGGTGGCTAACGCCAGATTGTCAGTCAGTTCTCTGCTGGCTGCCGGTGCTCCAATGAGCTCCAGTGCCAGTGTGCCTAACTTGTCATCACGAGAGGCCAGCCTCATGGAATCCTTCGTTCGCCGCGCACCCAACATGTCTCGCACCAACGCCACCAACAATATGAACCTGAGCCGCAGCAGCAgtgacaacaacacaaacacactgggcAGGAACGTCATGAGTACTGCCA cttcTCCTCTCATGGGCGCTCAGAGCTTTCCTAACCTCACCACCACTGGCACAACCTCCACTGTTACCATGTCAACTTCCATAGTAACCAGCAGCAATAACGTAGCCACGGCCACCACGGGTTTGTCGGTGGGCCAGTTGCTAAGCAACACGCTGACGACCAGTCTGACATCCACATCCAGTGAGAGCGATACGGGCCAGGAGGCTGAGTTCTCTCTCTATG ACTTTCTGGACAGTTGTCGTGCTAACACATTATTGGCTGAGCTTGATGACGAGGAGGACCTCCCAGAGccagatgatgatgacgatgagaATGAAGATGACAATCAGGAGGACCAGGAATACGAGGAGGTCCTG gaggaggaggaatatGAGACCAAAGGAGGTCGCAGGAGGACATGGGATGACGACTTTGTCCTAAAGAGACAGTTCTCGGCTCTCGTCCCAGCCTTCGACCCCCGACCAGGAAGAACAAACGTTCAGCAGACCACCGACCTGGAGATCCCCACACCGG gAACCCCTCGTTCTGAGGTTCAGGAGGAGGTCGAGTGTGCTCCATCTCCTCACCTCTCTTTAACCCTGAAG gtggCAGGGTTGGGCACAACCCGAGAAGTGGAACTTCCTCTGTCAAACTACAAGTCAACCATCTTCTACTATGTCCAGCGGCTACTGCAGCTTTCCTGCAGTGGAGCGGTGAAGACGGACAAACTGCGACGGATCTGGGAACCGACCTACAC GATATTGTACAGAGAGCTGAAGGACTCGGATAAAGAAAAGGAGAGTGGAAAAATG GACTTCTGCGAGCACAGTATCGGGGGCCGTTCTGGTGGTCTGAGCCCAAGCTCTgtgtcagccaatcagagcagtGAGATTCTGGGCACAGCGAGGGAGGCAGCACAGGCGAAAGCAGGCTGTAGCCAGAACGCTTGCGGGGTGGAGgatgtgctgcagctgctgcgCATCCTCTTCATCATTGGAGGAGATTCGGACTCCAATGGACGTACGCTGCAGGAGG atgtGGATGAGCTGCAGTTTAATGTGTCTCCAGAGGACTTCACTAGTAAAAAGATCACAACCAAGATCCTGCAGCAGATCGAG GAGCCTCTGGCTCTGGCCAGTGGTGCTTTGCCTGACTGGTGTGAGCAACTCACTTCCAAGTGTCCTTTCCTCATCCCCTTTGAAACACGACAGCTTTACTTCACCTGCACCGCCTTTGGAGCATCCAG GGCGATTGTATGGCTGCAGAACCGGCGGGAAGCGACCATGGAGCGCTCTCGGCCATCCACCACAGTGCGACGCGATGATCCCGGAGAGTTCAGGGTGGGCCGGCTCAAACACGAGCGAGTCAAAGTTCCTCGAGGAGAAGCAATGATGGAATGGGCAGAGTCTGTGATGCAGATTCACGCTGACAGGAAGTCGGTGCTGGAG GTGGAGTTTCAGGGTGAGGAGGGAACAGGACTCGGTCCAACTCTGGAATTTTATGCCCTGGTAGCTGCAGAGTTTCAGAGAACGTCACTGGGAATTTGGTTGTGTGACGACGACTTTCCTGACGACGAGTCACGACAG gtGGACCTGGGTGGTGGCCTGAAGCCTCCTGGTTTCTACGTGCAGCGTTCCTGTGGTCTGTTCCCAGCTTCATTCCCTCAGGACAGTGAGGAGCTGGAGCGAATCACCAAGCTCTTCCATTTCTTGGGTATCTTCTTGGCCAAGTGCATCCAGGACAACCGGCTAGTGGACCTGCCTGTCTCTCAGCCCTTCTTCAAGCTGCTCTGCATGGGGGACATCAAGTCCAATATGAGCAAGCTGCTTTACCAGTCCCGTAGCTCACCGCAGGGTCATGACCCCGAGCGACCCTTCCTGCTGCTGTCCGAGGTGCAGTCGGAGGCGTCGACTGAGGAGAGCCAGGAGACCTACTCTGTGGGCAGCTTTGACGAGGACTCCAAGTCAGAGTTCATCATGGACCCACCTAAACCCAAACCACCAGCCTGGTACCACGGGATTCTCACCTGGGACGACTTCCAGCTGGTCAACCCACACAG GGCCCGTTTCCTGAAAGAAGTGAAGGAACTGGCTGTGAAGAGGAGGCAGATTCTGGCCAATAAGAGTTTATCTGAGGATGAGAAGAACACTAGGCTTCAGGACCTGATGTTGAGGAACCCCCTGGGCTCTGGACCCCCCCTCAGCATCGAGGATCTCGG GTTAAACTTTCAGTTCTGTCCGTCCTCGAAAGTTCACGGGTTCTCAGCTGTAGATCTGAAACCAAACGGGGAtgatgag atcGTGACCATGGAGAATGCAGAAGAGTACGTGGAGCTGATGTTTGATTTCTGTATGCACATTGGCATCCAGAAACAGATGGAGGCCTTCAGAG AGGGTTTTAATCAAGTGTTTCCGATGGAGAAGTTGAGCTCTTTTAGCCATAAGGAGGTTCAGATGATTCTCTGTGGGAACCAGTCACCTTCCTGGACCGCTGACGACATAATCAACTACACTGAACCAAAGCTGGGTTACACCAGAGAcag TCCTGGCTTCCTGCGCTTTGTCAGAGTTTTATGTGGGATGTCATCTGATGAGAGAAAAGCCTTCCTGCAATTCACCACGGGCTGCTCCACACTGCCCCCCGGTGGCCTGGCCAACCTTCACCCCCGCCTCACCATCGTcaggaag GTCGATGCCACGGACTCGAGTTACCCATCTGTCAATACGTGTGTTCACTACCTGAAGCTTCCCGAATACTCGTCTGAGGACATCATGAGGGAGCGTCTGCTAGCCGCCACCATGGAGAAAGGCTTCCACCTCAACTGA